The proteins below are encoded in one region of Ferroplasma acidiphilum:
- a CDS encoding V-type ATP synthase subunit A: MENKGSIYSISGPVVIATDLDGKMFDVVRVGEMGLVGEVIKIVGDKFTIQVYEDTSGLKPGEPVYSTGKPLSVELGPGLLKSIYDGIQRPLDIIQSETGDFIVRGATAPPLDEKKEWDFVPLLKEGDEVEQGYILGTVQETNIITHKIMVPYGIRGIIKSISKGKFKVSDTVCIIDTGTSKYDIKLKQIWPVRQARKVFLKFAPEIPLITGQRVIDSFFPVAKGGTVAVPGPFGSGKTVIQHQLSKWSDADITVYVGCGERGNEMTEILSTFPELQDPKSGKPLMEKTILIANTSNMPVAAREASIYTGVTIAEYYRDMGYDVALMADSTSRWAEALREISGRLEEMPGEEGYPAYLGRRISEFYERSGNAQIIAQDERTGSITLIGAVSPPGGDLSDPVVQNTLRVTRAFWALDASLASRRHFPSINWLNSYSLYLDSLSGWFKSNVNPEWPQMHSLMMGILQKESELQEIVQLVGYDSLPENQKNVLDIAKIIREDFLQQNAFDDTDTYCSIKKQYEMLTIIKTLNEMQEKSIASGLKLTQTATLPVRMKISRMKEIPENDFEKFYNDVIKEINNEYDNIMEGVESV; the protein is encoded by the coding sequence TTGATGGCAAAATGTTTGATGTGGTACGGGTTGGTGAAATGGGCCTCGTAGGTGAAGTTATAAAAATAGTTGGAGATAAATTTACAATCCAGGTTTATGAAGATACCAGCGGGCTCAAACCAGGCGAACCTGTATATTCAACAGGCAAACCCCTCTCTGTCGAACTTGGCCCGGGCCTGCTTAAATCCATATATGATGGAATACAGAGGCCTCTTGATATAATTCAATCAGAAACAGGTGATTTTATAGTCAGGGGGGCAACAGCACCTCCACTGGATGAAAAGAAAGAATGGGATTTCGTTCCACTGTTAAAGGAAGGGGATGAAGTTGAGCAGGGATATATACTTGGCACAGTTCAGGAAACTAATATAATAACCCATAAAATTATGGTTCCGTATGGCATTCGTGGCATAATAAAAAGCATAAGCAAAGGAAAATTCAAAGTATCTGATACTGTATGTATAATCGACACTGGAACTTCCAAATATGATATAAAATTGAAGCAGATATGGCCTGTCAGGCAGGCAAGAAAGGTATTTCTTAAATTTGCACCTGAAATACCATTAATCACAGGCCAGAGGGTAATAGATTCATTCTTCCCTGTTGCTAAGGGCGGCACTGTAGCAGTTCCGGGCCCATTTGGAAGCGGGAAGACAGTAATACAGCACCAGCTGTCCAAATGGTCTGATGCAGATATAACCGTTTATGTTGGCTGCGGGGAAAGGGGAAATGAGATGACTGAAATACTTTCAACATTCCCTGAACTGCAAGATCCCAAGAGCGGAAAACCACTCATGGAAAAAACAATACTTATTGCAAATACTTCCAATATGCCTGTGGCAGCAAGGGAAGCCAGTATTTATACAGGAGTTACCATAGCTGAATATTACAGGGATATGGGTTATGACGTAGCTCTTATGGCAGATTCAACAAGCAGGTGGGCAGAGGCACTGAGGGAAATATCTGGAAGATTGGAAGAAATGCCAGGTGAAGAAGGATATCCTGCCTATCTGGGAAGGAGAATATCTGAATTTTATGAAAGATCTGGAAATGCCCAGATAATAGCACAGGATGAAAGGACAGGCTCTATAACCCTTATAGGAGCAGTATCGCCTCCAGGTGGAGACCTTTCAGACCCTGTTGTGCAGAATACCTTGAGAGTTACAAGGGCATTCTGGGCTCTTGACGCCTCACTTGCATCCAGAAGGCATTTTCCTTCAATTAACTGGCTTAACAGCTATTCGCTTTACCTGGACTCCCTTTCCGGGTGGTTTAAATCAAACGTGAACCCTGAATGGCCACAGATGCATTCACTCATGATGGGTATACTCCAGAAAGAATCAGAGTTACAGGAAATTGTGCAGCTGGTGGGATATGACTCATTGCCAGAGAATCAGAAAAACGTTCTGGACATTGCAAAGATTATCAGGGAAGATTTTCTCCAGCAGAATGCCTTTGATGATACAGATACATACTGTTCAATAAAGAAACAGTATGAAATGCTTACAATTATTAAAACACTTAATGAAATGCAGGAAAAATCCATAGCTTCTGGATTGAAGTTAACCCAGACTGCAACACTTCCTGTGAGGATGAAAATATCAAGAATGAAAGAAATTCCAGAAAACGACTTTGAGAAATTCTACAATGACGTGATAAAGGAAATAAATAATGAATATGATAATATAATGGAGGGTGTTGAAAGTGTCTGA